A portion of the Pseudoalteromonas luteoviolacea genome contains these proteins:
- the hrpB gene encoding ATP-dependent helicase HrpB, which yields MLPIEAVFSELVDHLDTHETVLLQAPPGAGKSTWLPLNLMKSGQYQRIVMLEPRRLAARNIAQYLAGQLNESLGQQVGLRIRQEVKVSEQTRLEIVTEGMLTRMIQQDPELSGIDLLIFDEFHERSLAADTALAFALETQAALRDDLKILVMSATLDSERYQSFLQCPLIRSEGRGYPIAHKYIPVKDESQWLMQIAPVIRQALKEESGSILVFLPGQKEIRYVANALQDALDSEPKVHLAMLFGEQDKSAQQAAIAPAPNGERKIVLTTNVAETSLTIEGIRVVIDSGKRRAAVFNLKTGVTELKTVSISRASAVQRAGRAGRIEPGVVYRLGSQALFERRDAHDKPDILSSDISGLILESKVWGTQISDLPLLDMPSLAQCKQAEQLLLNLEAIDNQGKLMTLGKRMQQMGSEPRFAHMLLKVQALETQLSGITLLACYFMALQDSRVKCAPELSLALNQLHHNAPQTFTKQLKYWCKRADITHKTNEIALEHLAIVVALAYPDRLAKRRGNGFVLANGAGVNAHSEFWQDCDYLAIAELGGQQGQTIFSATEFHPTLLEAVLPYLFEQKTVCEFDQKQAQFLHQDRVYLGHWVFSAKPSSAPLNEASRTQAWMSIVKEKGLSVFSAYDDVHQLLVRMQLAAQYFPDVFPASTEIDLVSDLSPWLEPFLGEIKQYNQLKKLDLKSALLARIDWQKQQQLNSLLPERIQVPSGSQIRIQYQLEGPARLAVKMQEVYGMLQSPTLCEGRVDILMELLSPAQRPLQLTQDLAHFWQSSYKDVQKEMKGRYPKHYWPDDPATAIATNKVKSRM from the coding sequence GTGCTCCCAATTGAAGCTGTTTTTTCAGAGTTAGTCGACCACCTCGACACACATGAAACTGTGTTATTGCAAGCCCCGCCAGGTGCTGGTAAGTCGACTTGGCTGCCCCTCAACCTTATGAAGTCAGGTCAATATCAACGTATTGTGATGTTGGAACCCCGTCGTTTAGCTGCGCGTAATATTGCCCAATATTTAGCTGGTCAACTCAATGAGTCACTAGGTCAGCAAGTTGGTCTGAGAATACGCCAAGAAGTTAAGGTATCTGAGCAAACTCGGTTAGAAATTGTTACCGAGGGAATGTTGACGCGAATGATACAACAGGACCCAGAGCTGAGCGGTATTGATTTGCTGATTTTTGATGAGTTTCACGAACGCTCATTGGCGGCCGATACCGCTTTGGCATTTGCGTTAGAGACGCAAGCAGCTCTGAGAGATGATTTGAAAATTTTGGTGATGTCAGCCACGCTCGATAGCGAACGTTACCAATCATTTTTACAATGCCCATTGATACGTTCTGAAGGACGAGGCTATCCAATTGCACATAAATATATTCCAGTTAAAGATGAAAGCCAGTGGTTGATGCAAATCGCCCCTGTGATACGCCAAGCTTTAAAAGAGGAAAGTGGTAGTATCTTGGTTTTTTTGCCCGGTCAAAAAGAGATTCGCTATGTTGCTAATGCATTGCAAGATGCACTAGATAGCGAGCCAAAAGTACATTTAGCGATGTTATTTGGTGAACAAGATAAAAGCGCGCAGCAAGCAGCCATTGCGCCAGCACCAAACGGTGAGCGTAAAATTGTGCTTACGACAAATGTGGCAGAGACATCTTTAACTATTGAAGGGATCCGAGTAGTTATCGACTCTGGAAAGCGTCGCGCAGCCGTGTTCAATTTAAAAACTGGCGTCACTGAGCTTAAAACCGTCTCTATTTCAAGAGCATCCGCAGTACAGCGAGCGGGTCGTGCTGGACGAATCGAGCCAGGTGTAGTGTATCGTTTAGGTAGCCAAGCATTGTTTGAGCGACGTGATGCACATGATAAGCCGGATATTTTGAGTTCAGATATTAGTGGGCTGATTTTAGAGTCCAAAGTATGGGGGACTCAGATATCTGATTTACCATTATTGGATATGCCTTCGCTTGCACAGTGCAAGCAAGCTGAGCAATTGCTGTTAAACTTAGAGGCTATTGACAATCAAGGCAAGCTAATGACCCTTGGTAAGCGCATGCAGCAAATGGGCAGTGAGCCAAGGTTTGCGCATATGTTGCTTAAAGTACAAGCGCTCGAAACACAACTATCAGGCATCACTTTATTGGCCTGTTACTTTATGGCGCTACAAGATAGCCGTGTGAAATGCGCGCCAGAACTCAGTCTCGCGCTCAATCAATTGCACCACAATGCGCCCCAAACATTTACTAAGCAGTTGAAATATTGGTGTAAGCGTGCCGATATAACACATAAGACTAATGAGATCGCACTTGAGCATTTGGCCATTGTGGTGGCGCTCGCTTATCCTGATAGGTTGGCAAAGCGACGTGGCAATGGGTTTGTTTTAGCAAATGGTGCGGGCGTCAACGCTCACAGTGAGTTTTGGCAAGACTGCGACTATTTGGCCATTGCAGAGTTGGGCGGTCAACAAGGTCAAACCATTTTTAGTGCGACTGAATTTCATCCGACTTTGCTTGAAGCGGTTTTACCTTACTTATTTGAGCAAAAAACGGTCTGTGAATTTGACCAAAAACAGGCACAATTCTTACATCAAGACAGAGTGTATTTGGGGCATTGGGTATTCAGTGCAAAGCCGAGCTCGGCACCATTAAATGAGGCATCAAGAACGCAGGCCTGGATGTCCATTGTTAAAGAAAAGGGCCTAAGCGTTTTTTCTGCTTATGACGATGTTCATCAGCTGCTTGTGCGTATGCAATTGGCTGCACAGTATTTTCCGGATGTCTTTCCAGCTAGTACTGAAATTGATTTAGTGTCGGATTTATCACCATGGTTAGAACCATTTTTAGGTGAGATAAAACAATATAACCAGCTTAAAAAGTTAGATTTGAAAAGCGCTTTACTGGCGCGTATAGACTGGCAGAAGCAACAGCAATTAAATAGTTTATTGCCAGAGCGAATTCAGGTACCCAGTGGTTCTCAGATCCGTATCCAATACCAATTAGAGGGCCCTGCGCGTTTGGCCGTAAAAATGCAAGAAGTCTACGGTATGTTGCAAAGCCCAACCCTTTGCGAGGGTAGAGTTGATATATTAATGGAGTTGTTATCACCTGCACAAAGGCCGCTGCAGTTGACTCAAGATCTCGCTCATTTCTGGCAATCAAGTTATAAAGACGTACAAAAAGAAATGAAAGGCAGGTACCCCAAGCACTATTGGCCTGACGACCCTGCGACAGCTATTGCCACCAATAAAGTAAAAAGTCGTATGTAA
- a CDS encoding ABC transporter permease: MGNYYFKLAWLSFKKTPLLSLLIVGTIAIGIAAAMITITVGYMMGNNPLPHKSERVAMVHLNSWDPAEPIGHRRNGEPDIPSMLTYQDAMALLAADKADKHVPFVSFSTFVRTETQDVKSAEMHDIRSTSRHFFSVFGAPFIYGSTWSEDADELGQSVIVLSKRENDRLFNGANSVGKNILLDSKLYRIVGVIDDWQPTPKFYVNFYHMYTPTLPYFVPLESQIRNDFFSPATMAWYCWGDDPTSTLKDVMLSECVWIRFWVEFESEAKKHEYFQFMSDYTEEQRKVGRFQRPEPNRLMSVTEFLEEEGAVTEESKLGIVFALAFLLACLCNVMSLMMTKFYGKGGEVGLRRAVGATKKNIAVQFGCESILVGFLGGVIGLVLAQLGLAALTDMYPGYHANVMTMNFTLMVSTVALAVGTSLLFGLWPIYRAIRVQLSSQLKSL, from the coding sequence ATGGGCAATTACTATTTTAAGTTGGCTTGGCTCAGCTTTAAAAAAACACCTCTACTGAGTTTATTAATAGTCGGCACCATAGCCATTGGTATCGCTGCTGCCATGATCACGATTACTGTTGGATATATGATGGGTAATAACCCATTACCGCACAAAAGTGAGCGTGTAGCCATGGTACACCTAAACTCCTGGGATCCGGCAGAGCCGATCGGTCACAGAAGAAATGGCGAACCCGACATCCCAAGTATGCTGACATATCAAGATGCCATGGCATTACTGGCAGCTGATAAAGCGGATAAGCATGTTCCATTTGTTTCATTCAGCACATTTGTGCGCACTGAAACTCAGGATGTAAAAAGCGCGGAAATGCATGATATACGCTCCACAAGCCGGCATTTTTTTAGCGTTTTTGGTGCGCCTTTTATTTACGGTTCTACTTGGAGTGAAGACGCTGATGAGCTAGGGCAGTCCGTGATTGTTTTGTCTAAAAGAGAGAATGACCGTTTGTTTAATGGTGCAAATTCCGTTGGAAAAAATATCCTCTTGGACTCCAAGTTGTACCGCATAGTTGGGGTGATAGATGATTGGCAGCCAACCCCTAAGTTTTATGTCAACTTCTACCACATGTATACCCCTACACTGCCTTATTTTGTGCCGCTCGAGTCTCAAATAAGAAACGACTTTTTTTCTCCAGCGACGATGGCATGGTATTGCTGGGGTGATGATCCGACGTCAACCCTAAAGGATGTCATGTTATCTGAGTGTGTATGGATCCGGTTTTGGGTGGAATTCGAATCTGAAGCAAAAAAGCATGAGTATTTCCAGTTTATGTCCGACTATACAGAAGAGCAGAGAAAGGTAGGTAGATTCCAGAGACCTGAGCCGAATCGTTTGATGTCTGTCACAGAGTTTTTAGAGGAAGAGGGGGCAGTGACTGAAGAAAGCAAACTCGGCATTGTCTTTGCGCTAGCATTTTTACTGGCCTGTTTATGCAATGTCATGAGTTTGATGATGACCAAATTTTATGGCAAGGGCGGTGAAGTGGGGCTGCGCCGAGCTGTTGGGGCTACAAAGAAAAATATTGCGGTGCAATTTGGTTGCGAGTCTATATTAGTTGGGTTTTTAGGGGGCGTTATCGGTTTAGTGCTCGCTCAGTTAGGCTTAGCCGCTTTAACTGATATGTACCCAGGTTACCATGCGAATGTGATGACAATGAATTTTACTTTGATGGTCAGTACGGTTGCATTGGCTGTCGGTACGTCATTGCTATTTGGGTTATGGCCAATTTATCGAGCTATTCGTGTCCAGTTATCAAGCCAACTTAAGAGTTTATAG
- a CDS encoding MFS transporter: MELTQFSLQLGRFTPLVWTMLLGNFFVRASYYMVWPFLAVILYSKYGLSATEVGVLLTGSAVFAVLLGFYTGNLADRFGRFALLYSASIVGVLAFTALALAEQLWTFCFAVFFACMPRTLWDAPSKALLSDELSNREDRELALHILYFLVNVGAAIGPLFGLWAGLNGEQFSFIYTAFAYLGLLLALILKQSSAVKNDNNVQRAQVPSFKSWLAILRQDTRFLWVLLATFLVYLVYGQGDSSLVQYLTRAEVPELAVLISSLIITNSMVIVIFQFPLLHIMRNWSIQSRLYCGGGILVLSQMMMAFNPVDGFWGWVGAIAVLSFSEAIMFSNINIHIDRMAPSHLKASYFGAAGLCSLGFALAPLVGGVLLDWGSGLLLFIAMAIASVKALYLYKLAESTKL, encoded by the coding sequence ATGGAACTTACTCAATTCTCTTTGCAATTAGGTCGATTCACACCGCTTGTTTGGACCATGTTACTCGGTAATTTTTTTGTCAGAGCCAGTTATTATATGGTTTGGCCTTTCCTAGCGGTTATTCTTTACAGCAAGTATGGCTTAAGCGCGACAGAGGTGGGTGTACTGCTCACAGGATCTGCGGTGTTTGCCGTATTGCTAGGTTTCTATACTGGTAATTTAGCGGATCGATTTGGTCGATTTGCATTATTATACAGTGCATCTATCGTTGGTGTGCTCGCTTTCACAGCCTTAGCATTAGCAGAGCAGTTATGGACATTTTGCTTCGCAGTTTTTTTTGCATGTATGCCAAGGACGTTGTGGGATGCACCCAGTAAGGCACTGTTAAGTGATGAGTTGAGCAATCGCGAAGATAGAGAGTTAGCGCTGCATATATTATATTTTTTAGTGAATGTGGGCGCAGCAATAGGGCCTTTATTTGGACTGTGGGCGGGACTTAATGGGGAGCAGTTTAGCTTTATTTACACCGCATTTGCGTACTTAGGATTGTTATTGGCATTGATTTTAAAGCAATCAAGCGCTGTAAAAAACGATAACAATGTGCAGCGAGCTCAAGTACCGAGCTTTAAGTCATGGCTTGCTATTTTGCGTCAAGATACGCGTTTTTTATGGGTTTTATTAGCGACGTTCTTAGTGTATTTAGTTTATGGGCAGGGAGATTCAAGTTTAGTTCAGTATCTGACTCGAGCTGAGGTTCCTGAACTAGCAGTGCTTATTTCAAGTTTGATTATTACGAACTCAATGGTCATTGTTATTTTTCAATTCCCTTTATTACATATCATGCGCAATTGGTCTATTCAATCTCGCCTTTATTGTGGTGGTGGCATCCTTGTTTTATCCCAGATGATGATGGCCTTTAATCCGGTTGATGGGTTTTGGGGTTGGGTGGGTGCTATTGCAGTGCTGAGCTTCAGTGAAGCCATTATGTTTTCAAATATTAATATTCATATCGACCGTATGGCACCATCACATTTAAAAGCGAGTTATTTTGGTGCCGCGGGATTATGCTCATTGGGATTTGCATTGGCGCCATTAGTGGGCGGGGTACTGTTGGATTGGGGCAGTGGTCTCTTATTGTTTATAGCGATGGCGATTGCCAGTGTAAAAGCACTCTACTTATATAAATTAGCCGAAAGTACAAAGTTATAG
- a CDS encoding alkaline phosphatase D family protein, translating to MKKYNLVFLTSLLGTVHLYTFAAPEVPYEQCQSNFSYQLARYQGTTDKNNGTSQWCYLKQAIDGQTWGNVRTETIPEFKTVSGKSCQTPSNYQGENFYGCATINHDEPWCYTDDQGNWEACAPVENEPLLSHTHPQANKRLDRVALGSCFKTKGDMPQALAKLISHQPDLFLWLGDNIYADTTDMDTMRQKYDDKKRNIDYQKFLAANIPTMATWDDHDYGANNDGKHYPQRAASQKEYLRHFDAPADDPRLNGQAGVYEAQMLGPANESTHVITLDARYFRSPTFTNYGACEGDKTTILGEQQWQWLEQQLNTPSEIKLIASGIQFLPPLYQGRSRDKYCAYGDGKKFEQAIAALNETGLSGTSYESWAEVPTEREKLLRLVQKSINSGKTKAVIFLSGDQHWGELLQKTIPKSTEHGDAVTVYEVTASGFGQNWPYHIENPLRLPVYADTKGNGQYEQACQFPFSYGGTTYRGCTTKDHAQPWCYTQVDSSGKGIAGEWGNCAPSGATIPTGQVGIVSNNVSNLTTSDRHLINKSGSNYGMVDIDWQNKQIKLSIQTAEEEAVSTIIKF from the coding sequence ATGAAAAAATATAATCTCGTATTTTTAACCAGCCTTTTAGGTACCGTCCACTTATATACTTTTGCCGCGCCAGAAGTACCCTATGAACAATGCCAATCCAATTTCAGCTATCAATTGGCTCGTTATCAAGGTACCACAGACAAAAATAACGGTACCAGCCAGTGGTGCTATCTAAAACAAGCCATTGATGGGCAAACTTGGGGAAACGTTCGCACTGAGACCATCCCTGAATTCAAAACAGTATCAGGAAAGTCATGCCAAACTCCCTCCAACTATCAGGGCGAAAACTTTTATGGTTGTGCGACCATTAATCATGATGAGCCATGGTGTTATACCGATGATCAAGGCAACTGGGAAGCATGTGCACCAGTTGAAAATGAACCGCTACTATCTCATACCCACCCTCAAGCAAATAAACGCTTGGATAGAGTGGCACTCGGCTCGTGTTTTAAAACCAAAGGAGATATGCCGCAAGCTCTGGCCAAGTTAATTTCACATCAGCCTGATTTATTTCTTTGGTTAGGTGACAACATTTATGCCGACACCACAGATATGGACACGATGCGACAAAAATATGATGATAAAAAGCGTAACATTGATTATCAAAAATTCTTGGCTGCAAACATACCTACCATGGCAACGTGGGATGACCATGATTATGGTGCAAATAACGACGGCAAGCACTACCCTCAACGTGCCGCTAGCCAAAAGGAATACCTTCGTCATTTTGATGCGCCTGCGGATGATCCAAGGTTAAATGGTCAAGCTGGTGTCTATGAAGCCCAAATGCTTGGACCTGCCAATGAAAGTACGCATGTGATCACTTTGGATGCGCGCTATTTCCGCTCACCTACATTTACTAACTATGGCGCCTGTGAAGGAGATAAAACAACGATTTTAGGTGAACAACAATGGCAATGGCTCGAACAGCAACTCAATACACCTTCTGAGATCAAGTTAATTGCCAGTGGTATTCAGTTTTTACCACCACTGTATCAAGGTAGAAGCAGAGATAAATATTGCGCATACGGCGATGGGAAAAAGTTTGAACAAGCTATCGCAGCACTCAATGAGACAGGCCTGTCTGGGACCAGCTATGAATCGTGGGCTGAGGTGCCAACAGAACGAGAGAAACTGCTACGTTTAGTACAAAAATCGATAAACTCGGGCAAAACCAAAGCGGTTATTTTCCTCTCTGGCGATCAACATTGGGGGGAATTGTTACAGAAAACCATACCAAAAAGCACTGAACACGGCGACGCAGTAACCGTTTACGAAGTCACGGCATCAGGTTTCGGTCAAAATTGGCCATATCATATTGAAAACCCATTAAGATTGCCTGTTTATGCGGATACTAAGGGCAATGGACAATATGAGCAAGCTTGTCAGTTTCCATTCTCTTATGGTGGAACCACCTACCGAGGGTGTACCACAAAAGATCATGCTCAGCCTTGGTGTTATACGCAGGTAGATAGCAGTGGTAAAGGTATCGCAGGAGAGTGGGGTAATTGCGCGCCTTCAGGTGCCACCATTCCTACAGGTCAAGTGGGCATTGTCAGTAATAATGTCAGCAATTTAACCACCAGCGATAGGCACCTGATCAATAAGTCAGGTAGCAACTATGGCATGGTCGATATCGACTGGCAGAACAAACAAATTAAGTTATCTATTCAAACTGCAGAAGAAGAAGCCGTTTCTACCATCATCAAGTTCTAA
- a CDS encoding ABC transporter permease, translated as MKDFKPILKTLWKNKTGPFLLIVQIAVAFTILINVSFMASSKLHELTELSGLDEDVLFSFRSNLPVEPEDYVALLQQDLADIKNLNSVESITVTNSVPLSSWGVFYSLNASEDPDSYIAQAGAYAGSRDYISTLGLEIIMGRWFEESEMEFTVNGNSERSNSILVTKAMAERVAPNDWSTAVGKAVYINGRAYQIVGVIDRLIAPWAEWQGNERSVVFPSYIMAGENIFMVRAKSGQLEQAMDDVKALLMQQPSKFVTDLHTFQYTRETGFKAMESSFLILSGVTIALIMLTMLGVFGQARFTLMKRRRQIGTRRALGASKFHIMRFHILESLIVVGIGILLGSLCAMIVNVKLIELFRQDTVPYEYFLYGGIGVCVASLIAVIPTVYNAANTSPAIATRSV; from the coding sequence ATGAAGGATTTCAAACCTATACTGAAAACATTGTGGAAAAATAAAACGGGTCCATTTTTGCTTATTGTGCAAATTGCGGTGGCCTTTACTATTCTCATAAATGTTTCATTTATGGCCTCTTCAAAGCTGCATGAGTTGACTGAGTTAAGTGGTCTAGATGAAGACGTATTGTTTTCATTTAGAAGCAACTTACCGGTTGAACCTGAAGATTATGTTGCGCTATTACAGCAAGATTTAGCTGACATTAAAAATTTAAATAGTGTTGAAAGTATTACTGTCACAAACTCGGTGCCTTTATCTAGCTGGGGGGTATTTTACTCGTTAAATGCAAGTGAGGATCCTGATAGTTATATTGCTCAAGCCGGCGCTTATGCTGGGTCACGGGATTATATTAGCACGCTAGGCCTAGAGATAATCATGGGTCGATGGTTCGAAGAAAGTGAGATGGAGTTTACCGTTAACGGCAACAGTGAACGCTCAAATTCAATCCTAGTAACTAAGGCGATGGCTGAGCGAGTTGCTCCAAATGATTGGTCTACTGCTGTTGGGAAGGCTGTATATATAAATGGTCGAGCCTATCAAATCGTTGGGGTTATCGATAGGTTAATTGCTCCTTGGGCCGAATGGCAAGGCAATGAGCGCAGTGTAGTGTTCCCTTCCTATATCATGGCGGGTGAGAATATATTTATGGTGAGGGCAAAGTCTGGACAACTTGAGCAAGCGATGGATGATGTAAAAGCGCTTTTAATGCAACAACCGAGCAAGTTTGTTACAGACTTACATACTTTTCAATACACGCGAGAGACTGGATTTAAAGCGATGGAGTCATCATTCTTAATCTTGTCGGGTGTTACTATTGCACTGATAATGTTAACTATGTTGGGTGTATTTGGACAAGCGCGTTTTACATTGATGAAGCGTCGTCGCCAAATTGGTACAAGACGGGCATTAGGTGCAAGTAAATTCCACATAATGCGATTTCACATTCTAGAAAGTCTAATTGTGGTTGGTATCGGGATCCTACTAGGTAGTCTTTGTGCCATGATAGTGAATGTCAAATTAATCGAGTTGTTTCGCCAAGACACTGTTCCGTATGAATACTTTTTGTATGGTGGAATCGGTGTCTGTGTTGCCAGTTTGATAGCTGTTATACCAACAGTATATAACGCAGCCAATACGTCACCTGCAATCGCAACACGTTCTGTGTAG
- a CDS encoding ABC transporter ATP-binding protein: MLKMRGVAKSFITDTVKTQALHPFDLDIQQGEFVAVVGPSGSGKTTFLNIAGLLEEYSEGQYLLDAKDTMGLSDKHKSSLRNQKIGFIFQSFNLIPELNLFDNVEMPLRYRDFSAKERTERVLNALEKVGLAGRKSHYPQQLSGGQQQRVAIARALAGSPSFLLADEPTGNLDSKMAEGIMSLLKDINKQGTSILMVTHDMEQAKQAGRIVEIRDGHLSEQNIAMTA; encoded by the coding sequence ATGTTAAAAATGCGAGGAGTTGCAAAGTCTTTCATCACTGATACGGTCAAAACGCAAGCATTGCATCCATTTGATCTTGATATTCAGCAAGGTGAATTCGTTGCAGTCGTTGGACCTTCTGGTTCGGGTAAAACCACGTTTCTCAATATTGCAGGCCTGTTAGAAGAGTACTCTGAAGGACAATACTTGCTAGATGCTAAAGATACAATGGGTTTATCTGACAAGCATAAATCGTCATTAAGAAATCAAAAAATAGGCTTCATATTTCAGAGTTTTAATTTAATTCCTGAACTTAATTTATTTGATAATGTAGAAATGCCTTTGAGGTATCGCGATTTTAGTGCCAAAGAACGCACCGAGAGAGTATTGAATGCACTTGAAAAGGTAGGCCTTGCAGGGCGTAAGTCCCATTACCCGCAGCAATTATCAGGTGGTCAGCAGCAGCGTGTTGCGATTGCAAGGGCGCTCGCCGGTAGTCCTTCTTTTCTACTTGCCGATGAACCCACTGGGAACTTAGATTCAAAGATGGCTGAAGGTATTATGTCTTTGTTAAAAGATATCAATAAGCAAGGGACCAGCATTTTAATGGTAACTCATGATATGGAGCAAGCTAAGCAAGCTGGTCGTATTGTGGAGATCCGAGATGGTCATTTAAGTGAACAAAATATTGCAATGACTGCATAG
- a CDS encoding tetratricopeptide repeat-containing diguanylate cyclase gives MIKGLYCLLAYWLLSFVTWADVEAGSTSSQREDLSKMLTHLTDSLKEDYDLNLLPQVRVLREQSKQLGAKNLQARSLLLEGLIRQHFGDYKHSLVLHNDALNIARTLDMPALEVQIYLAIAQLEMDLERFRYAQQLLDQAYQLITTKVAAEQAHTLMGEFILWQGSLYLLKGSYRQALATLSDAHLIEYEALSSKLALARAWAYLSIGEYQRAETLIESDSVKAKELQRNLHLRVRYQLMSATAAIQAGDFTVAINTAKHALNETFGTRFLTEQSMLQNILAGAYAQLGDFEQAHLYLKRFALSQQALNLQKRNNKLLQLEAQYSLAAQKQQLSVLEKDNAIQAQQLIQHQQQIDNAHLAQQRGVLGLLLIALVVGFGYWRWQNKRYLITLKQQVTERTAELAERNKRLQALSFTDSLTGLNNRHYFFSVIDAQIKSDPSKSEEKQEMIFCLLDIDHFKKVNDSYGHAAGDIVLQTVADILKQCTRDSDLVIRWGGEEFLIVMPNMTHNEAIEAVERVRRQVECFPFVVNEQPIQVTCSIGFAPYPLTNGTNNTLSWEQVVELADNGLYMAKKEHRNAWVGLHSLNQPLNSSIKQLNEDYRSLINSGQVIASTSY, from the coding sequence ATGATTAAGGGGTTATATTGTTTACTGGCTTATTGGTTACTGAGTTTTGTAACTTGGGCCGATGTGGAGGCGGGATCTACGTCATCACAGCGTGAAGATTTATCGAAAATGCTGACGCACCTCACTGATAGTCTTAAAGAGGATTACGATCTCAATCTATTGCCTCAGGTGCGTGTACTTAGAGAGCAATCAAAACAATTAGGTGCTAAAAATTTACAGGCGCGTTCTTTATTGTTAGAGGGACTTATTCGCCAACATTTTGGGGACTATAAGCACAGCTTAGTATTACATAATGATGCATTAAACATTGCTAGAACGTTAGATATGCCGGCACTAGAAGTACAAATTTATCTCGCCATAGCACAGCTAGAAATGGATTTGGAACGATTCCGCTATGCCCAACAGCTGCTGGACCAAGCTTATCAATTAATTACTACTAAGGTGGCCGCTGAACAAGCCCATACATTGATGGGGGAATTTATTTTATGGCAGGGGTCGCTGTACTTACTCAAAGGAAGTTACCGTCAAGCACTGGCCACTTTAAGTGATGCGCATTTAATAGAATACGAGGCGCTTTCAAGTAAACTTGCATTAGCTCGGGCGTGGGCATATTTAAGTATCGGAGAGTATCAGCGAGCAGAGACATTAATAGAATCTGACTCTGTTAAAGCGAAAGAGCTTCAACGTAACCTGCATTTACGAGTTCGCTATCAACTAATGAGTGCAACGGCGGCGATACAAGCCGGAGACTTTACTGTGGCAATAAATACAGCTAAGCATGCACTAAATGAGACTTTTGGTACGCGTTTTCTGACAGAGCAATCTATGTTGCAAAATATTTTGGCTGGGGCGTATGCACAGTTGGGAGATTTTGAACAAGCACATCTGTATTTAAAGCGCTTTGCATTGTCTCAGCAAGCGCTTAATCTACAAAAACGTAACAACAAGCTCCTTCAATTAGAGGCACAGTATTCATTGGCAGCACAAAAACAGCAATTGAGTGTGTTGGAAAAGGATAATGCGATTCAAGCTCAACAACTTATTCAGCACCAGCAGCAAATTGATAATGCGCATCTTGCACAACAGCGTGGCGTGTTAGGGTTATTGCTTATCGCGCTGGTGGTTGGTTTTGGTTATTGGAGGTGGCAAAACAAACGCTACCTGATCACTCTAAAACAACAAGTGACAGAGCGCACCGCAGAACTCGCCGAACGTAATAAACGATTACAGGCACTGAGCTTTACTGACAGCTTAACAGGGTTAAATAATCGTCACTATTTCTTCAGTGTGATAGACGCGCAGATCAAATCTGATCCGTCGAAAAGTGAAGAAAAACAAGAAATGATATTTTGTTTATTAGACATTGATCATTTTAAAAAGGTGAATGATAGCTACGGTCATGCAGCTGGGGATATAGTGCTGCAGACTGTGGCTGATATCCTAAAACAGTGCACACGTGATAGCGACTTGGTGATCCGCTGGGGCGGAGAAGAGTTTCTGATTGTGATGCCGAATATGACGCATAATGAGGCCATTGAAGCCGTAGAGCGTGTTCGCAGACAAGTTGAGTGTTTCCCATTCGTGGTCAATGAACAGCCAATTCAAGTGACGTGCTCAATCGGGTTTGCACCATATCCACTGACCAATGGTACAAACAATACCTTGAGTTGGGAGCAAGTAGTTGAGCTTGCTGACAATGGACTATATATGGCTAAAAAAGAGCACCGCAATGCTTGGGTTGGACTACACAGCCTAAATCAACCATTGAACTCATCCATCAAACAATTAAATGAAGATTACCGAAGTTTAATCAACAGTGGCCAAGTGATCGCGTCAACTAGCTACTAA